Part of the Cloacibacterium caeni genome is shown below.
AAGTACTTTTTCAAAATTTATTCTGTCTGCTTGTTCAATTTCTTGTTCTAATGGCAATCTGTTTCTTTGAGAAATTGGCTGAAAAGCGTCTGTAATTGCTTGTTTTTGTCCGTCAGATAAGGACTGAAAATCTAAAATTTTAAAATCCCGTTCAAATTTTGTTGCTCTTAAATCAAGTGCACCTAATCCTCTTCCAAAGCCAAAACTTTCTATAAAGAACATACTCAAAATACTATTCAACAAAGCAAGTAATAATACTCTATCTTCGGTTTGAAATTCAGCTTTTAAAGAAAGTCCAATCATTCTTTGGTCTATGAATGAACGGTTGTTGAAAGTTGCTATAAACAGACTTTTGTCATAATTCACGTTTGCAACAAAATCCGCCATATTATCGGTTTTCATTTCATACCAAAACATATTTGCTTTGTGTAATGATTGAGTAAGAGGAACGCCCGTTTCGTTGTTTTGATTTTCAAAACTTCTTATCCATTCCAACGCTCCTGTATGGTTGAGTTGTACTAATTCGTCTATACTTTTAGAACAGCAAAACGCTTCTGCATCGGCAGTACAATAAAGACCTGCTGTTCCTCTTAAATTTTTCAAAATAGGTTTGATATATTCGGCTTCAATATTGTGTCCCAAAGCAGGATAAAATAAAGCGTTCCAACCTCGTCTTTCTCCACGAGTAAAATTAAACACCTGATTGCAGTCAATTAGTTTTTCCGAAATATCTGAAAGCCAATTTAGGTTTGCAAAGTATCCACACCAAGGAATACCAATGGTTTCTAAATTGGTTATCTCGTTAGTTGAATAATTTTGAATAGAAACAATATCATTTGTAGTTCCCAACAAGATATTTTCACTTAGTTGTTTGATGTCGGGAATTACATCAATACTTTCTTTTAAAGTACAAAATGAAATTATTCTGTTTACATCAGATTCAGTGTTTGGATTTCGTTTTTTTGCTATCAAAAATGTAGTTACTACATCTGCATTATCAAACCATTTTCCTTTTCCTGAAATAACGACAGTTTCAATGTCATAGAATTTTTGAATTAACGCTAAAAAAATCTCCCCGTAATCAGTTCCCAACCAAGCGTTAGAAAGAATTAGCCCAATTTTTCCATTTTCTGAAAGCAGTTTATGCAAGTAAAACGGAATATAAGCGAAAATATCACTTTTACCACTTAATGTAATTGTAGTGTCTGCTTCTTTGTGAATGAAATTGTTTATTTCCGTGATATTTGGATTTAACACTTCAATTTCTTTACTCTTTATGAACGGCAAATTTGAAACAACATAATTCACAGTTGGAAACTGTTTAATAACATCATTGCCATTGTTTGGGTCTTTAAATGTAATGTCTTTGCCTATCTCTATATCAATTACATCTTCTCTGAAAATGTTTAATACTTTCCCAATATTGTTGGGCTTAGCCAAAGTCATTGTAGATAATTGAATAGGAAATGAATGTTTATCCGATGCCCAAATGCTGTTTATTGTAGCATCTTGATTTATGTCATATTCTTCTTTGAGTGCGTATGCTTGGTTAATTATTGTTCCTGTACCACAACAAGGGTCAATTACAATTCCTACTTTGTCTTCTATTTGTAATACCATTCTAAAAAATCTTGATGAGCAGGATTTTCAGCATCTACGAATTCTTTCAAGGTTGATATAGCTTCAAGGTCAATGCAAGATTCTCGTTTCAAACGTCCTTCATCAAAATTTGAAAACATAAAAACTATCTCACTCATTACAATCACATCTTGCCCAAGCTCATTTGCGGTAATAATGTCATAATTGCCCAAAAAGTCAAACAATTCACAATAGTTTCGACCATCCTGTCCATATTTGGCAAATTGAATACTTAAAGTTCCATCTTTATAACTAACTAAGTCTTTCATTTTATTTTTCTCTTAATCTATCTATTGGATAAGTTTTACCATCTTTTTCATCAATGAATTTCCAAAATTTCCAACCATTCACAGGCAATCCATTTTGAACCTTTGTTCCTGCTGCTGAAGGAGATTTAAAAACTTCATTATTGTATATCACTTTTGAAGGGGAAAAATAAATTGCATAATGTTCTTGTCCTTTGTATTTAGTGAAGATTTCAATTCCTTCTTCATCAACTTCTACTTGTCCAGGAATATCTATAAGTCCATTTTCATCATCTATGTCATAGATAATGACTTCTTCGGCTGTAACGCCAATTCCATAATCACAAAGTATATCAACAAATTCTTTTCCGTTAATTAGCGAAATAGGTGCTTTATATGGGTCGTTTGCTTCTTCTATTGATGGTTTTGAAAAATCAGATGTTGTTATAAATAAACCTGTTTGGTGTGGCCTTAAACTACCTCTAAGTTCAGAAATACTAGCTCTTTGCACATTATTTCTCCATCTTTTTACTTGAACACATACACTGTTTTTAATAGCTCCTGCAACAACAAGTTCGCCAGTTACATCTATTCCTCCATCTCCTGACTTGCTTGTAACTGTAATGTTTTCAAAGCCAAGATTCCTCAAAACTTCACCAACTAATTCTTCGAAACTAAATGGTGGCATTGCTAATAATGCTTCGAGTAATTGTCGTTTTACTTGATTATTCTTGTCTCGTATTTCAGCAAATATTCCTTTGGGTTCATTTTCCGATAATCCATATTGTCCTTTTCCGTATGTTATGAATTTTGATTCTTCTCCTTCTATTTTGCTTTTTCTTATATCCGCATTAATTGCAGATGAAATATTGCCAGAGATAATTAAATCATCACTTTCAATTAAACCAAGTTTAAAAGCCCTTTTTGCGATAACCTTGTAATGAAGTGAACGAGCTTTATTTTCTTCTTTAAGAATTTTATAAGCAATATCTAAATATGTCAATGTATCTGCCATTATGCTGCGGATTTAATTGCGTTAGGGATAGAAGTGGAAAGCCCGCAGCGTAGCGAGGACTTGGAACGAATAACCCGACCCGATAGGGGAACGCCCAAATAAAAAAAATTGTCAAGAATTACATCACCAGGTTTGGTGTAAGTTTTTATTAAATATCTACCCAGTTCAATTGGCTTTTGTGTTGAGTGCAAAACAGGACCTTCAGATTCAGCTGTTTTTACATATACAAAATCGTCAACGGGTTGTTCTTCGTAACAAACAACATCATTCGGGTATCTCTCACCATTACTTTTAACGTGTCTCGGTTTGAAATCTCCATAACTACCTGTGTATTGGTCTTTTCTAATGCCTTTATCGTATGGTTCGCCTACTGTCATTTGAGGATTGTATGTTGGTTGTTTCTTGTAAAAAATACAGATGTCCTCATGTTTGCGTAGCGGTTGTTTTTTAGCATTTAAAAAGTTGGTTGATTTTGATTTTATCCAAGTAATTTTATACTTAAATAATTTCTCGTTGCTTAAAATCAATTTTGCAGTAAAAATTCCTTGGGAAGTCAAAACTATTGCACCATTATCTTTGATTATTCTCTCATATTCAGCCCAAAGTTTCTGTAAATCAATTACAGAGTCCCATTTGTTTTGCGTTGTACCATAAGGTAAATCACAAAGTATCATATCTATGGATTTATTAGGAATTGATTGCATTACTTCCAAACAATCACCTTGAACTACTTTGTTTACAAAGTCGTTAATTTTTCTTTTTTGTTTGTGTTCATTAAGGGATAATACAAAATCATTTGTTTGTCCGTTTGAACTTGTTCCGTATTTTATTTTATCTTCTGCTATCTGCATTGCTTGCAATGCAAAATCTTCGTCTTTTACTTCATAAAGAAGTTTGTCGCTAAGCCACTGAACGATAATCTCATTTTTTTCAGTTTTATAATATTTGCAAAGTTGGTTTACTTGCTCTCTTGTAGGCAAGCGTTTACCATTTTCTATTCGACTAAGAACAGCTTTACTTATCCCTGTCCTTTTGGTTATGTCTTCCAAAAGTAAGTTGCTTTCTTCTCTTATTTTTTTTAAAAGTAGTTCCAATTGTCTGCATAATTAATTAATTTGCCAAATTTTGGCAAATTTAATCAATGATTTTCGATAGCCAAAGTTTAAGTATAATTTCTTTCTATTTTTTCGACCGATGATATTTCATATAGGAGTATTCAAAACCTCTCCCAACTCCTGCAAATATTCGTGGGCAGTTAAATCAAATTTCACGGGAACTACAGAGATGTAACCATCGGCAAGTGCGTTTTCATCGGCATCTTTTCCTTCGTCTTGGTTGTTAAAATAACCAGTGAGCCAATAGTATTTTTTGCCGTGAGGATTTACACGTTCGTCAAAGCTTTCTTCCCATTTTGCTTGGGCTTGTCTGCAAACTTTGATGCCTTTTATTTCTTCTTTTTTCAGTTTCGGGATGTTCACATTCAGCACAATTCCTTTTGGTAAAGGATTTTCTAAAACTTTTTTCACAATATTCTGGATATAGTCTTTGCATTGTGAGAAATCTGCATCCCACGCAAAATCCAGCAGAGAAAATCCTATAGACTGTAAACCTTCTACACCTGCTTCTACTGCGGCAGACATGGTACCAGAATAAATGACATTAATCGAAGAATTGGCACCGTGATTAATTCCCGAAACCACTAAATCTGGTTTTCTGGTCAAGACTTTATCTAAAGCAAATTTTACGCAATCTACAGGAGTTCCGCTCAGTGAATAATCACGCTGAGGTCCTTCTAAATTGATTTCTTCGAAAGTAAGGGTAGAATTGATGGTAATGGCATGTCCTTTTCCAGATTGTGGAGAATTGGGTGCTACAACCACAACTTCGCCTATTTCGTTCATAAAGTTTACCAGATTTCTAATTCCTGGTGCGGTAATTCCGTCATCATTGGTAACTAATATCAAAGGTTTTTTCATTCTAAAAATTATTTTTATTGATTTTTGTAGTTTCGCAAACTTTTTTGGGGATTGATTATCAATTTAATTAGTGCGATTTTCTTCTTAAAATTAGATTTCAGACAAAATTAATTTATTAAAAACAGATTTTTACTATAAAATGGTAAGATTATTGCTTTTTTAATCCGATTAATTTTTTCGTAATTTTTGAAGAATATTTTGTTTGTCATACAAAACACAGGCCTAATTGTTTTCTGAAGTGCGAAAACACAGTTTTCAGAATAAAAACGAAAGTTTTTTCGTTTAATGATTGTATTTATAAATTTTAAATATAATGAATAATGAAATTTTGGTTACAAAAATAAATCAAAATTAATATTAATTTGCGCCCTTGTTTATTAACAAAAATTGAAAGGATATTTAATACCGAAGAATATGAACTATTTTAAACTACTTTTAGTCTTTACTTTTCTTATACCAATTGTAGCTTTTTCTCAGATTAAAGAGAAAAATATTGATGCAGTAGTTATAAAATCTTCAAAAAAGAAATTGAAGAAAAAAGACAATCCTGCATACGAAATCTTGCAACAAGTGTGGAAACACAAGAAAAACAATGGTCTTTCTCAGTTTCAAGACTATCAGTATAATGAGTACGAAAAAATACAGGTAGATGTTATTAATTTAGACAGTACTTTTACGCAAAAGAAAATTTTCAACAAAGTAGATTTTATTTTTAAATATGCGGATACTGTTGATAATAAATTGTCTTTACCTATTTATTTTAATGAAACGGTCTATAAAAATTGGGGTAAAAAAGAACCTGTAAAAAAAGAGAAAAAAGAAGTTTTAGCCAATAAAGCTTCAGGATTTTCTAGTAACGAAGTAGTCGCCAATACTGCTAAAAACCTTTATAAAGACATTAATATTTATGATAATATTCTGAATTTCTTTAACATAGGCTTTACAAGTCCTGTTGCGAAGGATGGTTTTATGAGTTATGATTATGAACTTTTATCAGACCAAAATTACAATAGTGTAGATTGTTATAGAATAAAATATACTCCAAAAAGAAAAGATGTTTTGTCTATTTATGGGATGTTGTATATTTCTAAAGAAAATTATGCGGTTGTAAGAGCTACTTTGAAATCTAGCAAAAACCTAAACGTAAATTTTGTGAACAATTTTTATAATGAGTTGGATTTTGATAACCCAAATGATAGTATTTTCTTGCCAAAGAAAAATTATCAGGAAATACAAATGTCTATCTTAAGTAAAAAAGACAAGTCTAAAAGCTTGGTAATCAAAAAGAATACTACTTTTTCTGATTATTTATTCAATCAAAATTTAAAAGATGAGGTATTTGAACAGAAAACGGAATTTCTAAGCGATGAACAGTTGCAAAAAGACGAAAATTTTTGGGAAGAAAACAGAAAAACACCACTTTCTGAATCAGAAAAGAACATTTATGTAATGATGGATGAGCTTAATAATGTTCCGAAATTTAAAAGAGCTGTAAAGCTTTATGAAACGCTTGCATCTGGCTATTACAACGTTGGGAACGCTATTGATATTGGCGATTTGTATTCTACCATTGGTTTTAATGATGTTGAAGGCTTTAGGGTGAGGGTTGGCGCAAGAACCTTTTTTTCGCCAAATGATATGTGGAGGGCTGCATTTTATACCGCCTACGGATTTAAAGACGGGCAGATAAAATACGGTTTCGAGGCCAGAAAAATGTTCAACCGAGATAATAGATTTACCATAGGAATTGGCACCAGAAGAGATGTAATGCAATTAGGCGCGCAACTTACTACAGATGAGGGAATTATGACGCGTTCTTTTGCCTCTTCAGGAGTTCTTAATTCAGGGAATAATTTTAATTTAAGTTCTGTAAATCAGACCAGTGCATTTGCAGCTATAGACCCTTTTAAAAATTTTACGGTAAGATTAGACGCAACATATCAAACCATAAAATCTGCCAATCCGACTAAATTTTCGCTGGATTTTTATCAAAATAACCAACTTTTTTCAGAACTTAAAGATAGTAAACTAGCACTGAGCATTACCGCAAGACCTGGCGCAAAATTCTCACAATATGGTGTAGATCGTTACGAACATAGTACTTTGGCGCCAACATTTGTTTTGAAATATACCAGAGGTTTAGAAGGCGTTTTCAATGCAGATTTTAATTACAATAAATTGCAGTTTTACTATTATCAGCCATTTTTATTGAAGAGTTTCGGAAGATTAATTCTGAATGTAGAAGCGGGTAAAAACTTCAATACGGTTCCTTTGGCTTTGCAAAATGTAATCCCAGGCAATCAATCTTACGGGCTTACGCCCAACACGTTTTCATTACTCAATTATTATGAATTTGTTACGGATGAGTACCTTAGTTTTCAGGCCGAACATCATTTTAATGGAAAATTACTTTCTTATATTCCCTTAATTAAAAAACTGAAATTGAGAGAAGTAGCATTTTACAGAACCGCAATCGGTAGTTTAAGCGATGCGTCTAAAAATATTAATTCTACCAATATCTTGCTTTCTGCGCCACATCAAAAACCTTATTACGAGTATGGCTTTGGGATTGAAAATATTGGTTTCGGGAACATCAGAATGCTGAGAATAGATTTCAATTGGAGAGGCAATTATTTAGAAAATCCAGGTGCACAAAAATTTGGGATTAAATTCGGATTACAGTATAATTATTAAGAAAAATACATTCTTGTTTCTGTAAATTTTTAAAATCGAAGAAAAAAATCAAAAAAATATATCATATTTTTAAATAAGACATTAAATTTGAGCTTTATTTAAAAATGTATTCTGTAACAAAGCAATAGTTAACCCAACTTATTGTAAATAATTTTATTAAAAAATATGTTCAAAAAATTCAAACTCAATAGACTTTTATTTTTTGCGCCACTTGTAACGCTAATGTTCTGTTTCAATGCACCGCAGAATGATGACGAGAAGATGCAAACGATTATGATAAGTGTAAAAAATACGCTTTCTTATCTGCATTATTCACCTAAGCCGATTAATGATGCTTATTCTGCTGATGTTTATGATAAATACATGGAAATGATAGACCCAGGAAAAAGATTTTTCCTGCAATCAGAAGTAGATGAATTCAGCAAACACAGAACCAAATTAGATGATTATCTGAACAGAGGCGACCTAACTTTTTATAAGTTGACGGTTGATAAATTGTACGACAGAACCGCAGAAATCGAAAAATATTCTCAGGAAATCTTGAGCAAACCCATTAATTTTGAAGAAAATGATGAATTAATTCTGGAGCCAAAACTGAAAAAATATCCTCAGAATCAAGAAGAATTAAAAAACGAGTGGAAAAAATTCATCAAGTACAATATTCTTCAAGAAATAGAAACGCTCAATGCGAAAGAAGAAACGCAACGTGAGAAGAAAGACAGTGTAAACCGTCTGAAACTGAAAGATACCATCAAGTTAGAAATTCTTACACCTGCGCAGAAACAAGTAAAAGCGACGGAAGAAGTAAAAGATTTAATGACTTCTATGTTTAAGAGATTCCAAAAGCGTAAAAAAATGGATTGGTTCTCTGTTTACATGAACGCTTACACAGAAGTTTTTGATCCTCATACCAATTATTTTTCACCTCAAGACAAAGAAGATTTTGATGTGAATTTCGTAGGAAAAGTAATTGGAATTGGGGCAACGATTCAAGAAAGCAAAGGAAAAATAAAAATCGGAACATTGGTAGTTGGAGCTCCAGCTTGGAAATCGAAACAGATTTCAGAAGGAGACGAAATTCTAAAAGTTCAGTCTAAAAAAGGAGAAGAACCAATTAATGTAACGGGAATGTTGGTAGATGAAGCGGTGCGTTTTATCCGTGGCGAAAAAGGAACAGAAGTAGTTCTTACGCTCAAGAAAAAAGACGGAACCATCAAAGAAGTGAAAATGATCCGTGAAGAAGTAGCGATAGAAGACACTTTTGCGAGAAGTATCATCATCAATGGAGCGAATGGAAAAAAATATGGATTCATCAATTTACCAAGTTTCAATGCAGATTTTGAAGATGCTAAAGGAAGAAATGCTTCAGACGATATAAAAGCAGAACTCATTAAACTAAAAGCACAAAATGTAGAAGGAATTATTCTTGATTTAAGAAATAACGGAGGCGGTTCTCTTACCGAAGTGGTAGATATTATGGGACTTTTCATGAATAACGGACCTGTAGTTCAGGTAAAAGACGGAAATGGTAGAGTTCAGGTAATGAGAAACAAACAAAATGACCCAATTTGGACTGGGCCTTTGGTAATCATGCAAAACGAACTTTCGGCTTCGGCTTCTGAAATTTTAGCAGGTGCGATGAAAGATTACGGAAGAGCAGTGATTGTTGGTTCTCCTAATTCTTTCGGGAAAGGAACAGTACAGACTTTCGTAGAACTGAATAGATTTTTAAACAGTACAGATGATTTCGGTTCATTGAAATTAACCATTCAGAAATTCTATAGAATTAATGGAAAATCTACCCAGTTAAAAGGTGTAGAGTCTGATATCCCGATGAAAGATGTATTCTCTTATGAAGAAATCGGCGAAAGATTTGATAATTATGCTTTACCTTGGGATCAAGTAAACTCTAGCAGTTTTACGGTGAGTAATCCAATAAATGTTGCAGATTTGGCTAAAAACAGTCAGTCAAGAATGGCTCAAAATAAATTTTATCAATTGTTGCTAGAATCTGCACAGTGGAGAGAAAAATTAGACAAAGAAGAAAAGATTTCTCTTAATCTAAAAGATTTTGAAGCAGTAATGAAAACCAGAAAAGCACAGATTGATAAATTCAAACCATTGATTAAATACAATAACGGATTGAACTTCGCGCTTCACGCAGACGAAGTTACTAGAGGAAAAACTGATGAGGTTTTCGCTAAAAAATCTGAAAACTGGATGAAAAATCTGAAAAGAGATATTTACCTACAAGAAACCGTAAATATTATCTCTGAACTGAAATAAACATCTTTGATGTATTTATAACTCCTCCAAATTTTTGGAGGAGTTTTTTATTTAGAACGTCAATTCTATTCCTTCAAGTTTTAAAAGTGCGGCTTTTCTATCTACACCACCAGCATAACCAGTAAGCGAAAGGTTTTTGCCAATTACTCGGTGACAAGGAACCACCAAGCATAATTTATTTCTAGAATTGGCGTTGGCAACTGCTCTTACC
Proteins encoded:
- a CDS encoding N-6 DNA methylase — protein: MVLQIEDKVGIVIDPCCGTGTIINQAYALKEEYDINQDATINSIWASDKHSFPIQLSTMTLAKPNNIGKVLNIFREDVIDIEIGKDITFKDPNNGNDVIKQFPTVNYVVSNLPFIKSKEIEVLNPNITEINNFIHKEADTTITLSGKSDIFAYIPFYLHKLLSENGKIGLILSNAWLGTDYGEIFLALIQKFYDIETVVISGKGKWFDNADVVTTFLIAKKRNPNTESDVNRIISFCTLKESIDVIPDIKQLSENILLGTTNDIVSIQNYSTNEITNLETIGIPWCGYFANLNWLSDISEKLIDCNQVFNFTRGERRGWNALFYPALGHNIEAEYIKPILKNLRGTAGLYCTADAEAFCCSKSIDELVQLNHTGALEWIRSFENQNNETGVPLTQSLHKANMFWYEMKTDNMADFVANVNYDKSLFIATFNNRSFIDQRMIGLSLKAEFQTEDRVLLLALLNSILSMFFIESFGFGRGLGALDLRATKFERDFKILDFQSLSDGQKQAITDAFQPISQRNRLPLEQEIEQADRINFEKVLLEIFGIAEHYDAIKASLLHLYKIRFAVKD
- a CDS encoding restriction endonuclease → MADTLTYLDIAYKILKEENKARSLHYKVIAKRAFKLGLIESDDLIISGNISSAINADIRKSKIEGEESKFITYGKGQYGLSENEPKGIFAEIRDKNNQVKRQLLEALLAMPPFSFEELVGEVLRNLGFENITVTSKSGDGGIDVTGELVVAGAIKNSVCVQVKRWRNNVQRASISELRGSLRPHQTGLFITTSDFSKPSIEEANDPYKAPISLINGKEFVDILCDYGIGVTAEEVIIYDIDDENGLIDIPGQVEVDEEGIEIFTKYKGQEHYAIYFSPSKVIYNNEVFKSPSAAGTKVQNGLPVNGWKFWKFIDEKDGKTYPIDRLREK
- a CDS encoding DNA methyltransferase, with protein sequence MELLLKKIREESNLLLEDITKRTGISKAVLSRIENGKRLPTREQVNQLCKYYKTEKNEIIVQWLSDKLLYEVKDEDFALQAMQIAEDKIKYGTSSNGQTNDFVLSLNEHKQKRKINDFVNKVVQGDCLEVMQSIPNKSIDMILCDLPYGTTQNKWDSVIDLQKLWAEYERIIKDNGAIVLTSQGIFTAKLILSNEKLFKYKITWIKSKSTNFLNAKKQPLRKHEDICIFYKKQPTYNPQMTVGEPYDKGIRKDQYTGSYGDFKPRHVKSNGERYPNDVVCYEEQPVDDFVYVKTAESEGPVLHSTQKPIELGRYLIKTYTKPGDVILDNFFYLGVPLSGRVIRSKSSLRCGLSTSIPNAIKSAA
- the surE gene encoding 5'/3'-nucleotidase SurE, producing MKKPLILVTNDDGITAPGIRNLVNFMNEIGEVVVVAPNSPQSGKGHAITINSTLTFEEINLEGPQRDYSLSGTPVDCVKFALDKVLTRKPDLVVSGINHGANSSINVIYSGTMSAAVEAGVEGLQSIGFSLLDFAWDADFSQCKDYIQNIVKKVLENPLPKGIVLNVNIPKLKKEEIKGIKVCRQAQAKWEESFDERVNPHGKKYYWLTGYFNNQDEGKDADENALADGYISVVPVKFDLTAHEYLQELGEVLNTPI
- a CDS encoding DUF5686 family protein, giving the protein MNYFKLLLVFTFLIPIVAFSQIKEKNIDAVVIKSSKKKLKKKDNPAYEILQQVWKHKKNNGLSQFQDYQYNEYEKIQVDVINLDSTFTQKKIFNKVDFIFKYADTVDNKLSLPIYFNETVYKNWGKKEPVKKEKKEVLANKASGFSSNEVVANTAKNLYKDINIYDNILNFFNIGFTSPVAKDGFMSYDYELLSDQNYNSVDCYRIKYTPKRKDVLSIYGMLYISKENYAVVRATLKSSKNLNVNFVNNFYNELDFDNPNDSIFLPKKNYQEIQMSILSKKDKSKSLVIKKNTTFSDYLFNQNLKDEVFEQKTEFLSDEQLQKDENFWEENRKTPLSESEKNIYVMMDELNNVPKFKRAVKLYETLASGYYNVGNAIDIGDLYSTIGFNDVEGFRVRVGARTFFSPNDMWRAAFYTAYGFKDGQIKYGFEARKMFNRDNRFTIGIGTRRDVMQLGAQLTTDEGIMTRSFASSGVLNSGNNFNLSSVNQTSAFAAIDPFKNFTVRLDATYQTIKSANPTKFSLDFYQNNQLFSELKDSKLALSITARPGAKFSQYGVDRYEHSTLAPTFVLKYTRGLEGVFNADFNYNKLQFYYYQPFLLKSFGRLILNVEAGKNFNTVPLALQNVIPGNQSYGLTPNTFSLLNYYEFVTDEYLSFQAEHHFNGKLLSYIPLIKKLKLREVAFYRTAIGSLSDASKNINSTNILLSAPHQKPYYEYGFGIENIGFGNIRMLRIDFNWRGNYLENPGAQKFGIKFGLQYNY
- a CDS encoding carboxy terminal-processing peptidase; its protein translation is MFKKFKLNRLLFFAPLVTLMFCFNAPQNDDEKMQTIMISVKNTLSYLHYSPKPINDAYSADVYDKYMEMIDPGKRFFLQSEVDEFSKHRTKLDDYLNRGDLTFYKLTVDKLYDRTAEIEKYSQEILSKPINFEENDELILEPKLKKYPQNQEELKNEWKKFIKYNILQEIETLNAKEETQREKKDSVNRLKLKDTIKLEILTPAQKQVKATEEVKDLMTSMFKRFQKRKKMDWFSVYMNAYTEVFDPHTNYFSPQDKEDFDVNFVGKVIGIGATIQESKGKIKIGTLVVGAPAWKSKQISEGDEILKVQSKKGEEPINVTGMLVDEAVRFIRGEKGTEVVLTLKKKDGTIKEVKMIREEVAIEDTFARSIIINGANGKKYGFINLPSFNADFEDAKGRNASDDIKAELIKLKAQNVEGIILDLRNNGGGSLTEVVDIMGLFMNNGPVVQVKDGNGRVQVMRNKQNDPIWTGPLVIMQNELSASASEILAGAMKDYGRAVIVGSPNSFGKGTVQTFVELNRFLNSTDDFGSLKLTIQKFYRINGKSTQLKGVESDIPMKDVFSYEEIGERFDNYALPWDQVNSSSFTVSNPINVADLAKNSQSRMAQNKFYQLLLESAQWREKLDKEEKISLNLKDFEAVMKTRKAQIDKFKPLIKYNNGLNFALHADEVTRGKTDEVFAKKSENWMKNLKRDIYLQETVNIISELK